The following coding sequences lie in one Alphaproteobacteria bacterium genomic window:
- a CDS encoding cell wall hydrolase, which produces MIGRIASVSGLTIALWGLLMSSGNAASPIAKTELDCLALNVYWEARSEPPTGQLAVAHLTLNRVAARQFPDSICDVVRDGADSGKPYCQFSWICDGAPDNPTEAKAWRVAHQYAQKALAGETRDPTDGALFFHLTEVRPKWASRLDFTRRIGAHLFYK; this is translated from the coding sequence ATGATTGGCCGCATTGCCAGTGTTTCCGGTCTAACTATTGCGTTGTGGGGCCTGCTCATGTCGAGCGGCAACGCGGCCTCGCCGATTGCCAAGACCGAGCTCGATTGCCTTGCCCTCAACGTCTATTGGGAAGCGCGATCGGAACCGCCGACGGGACAGCTCGCGGTGGCCCATCTGACCCTGAACAGAGTCGCGGCGCGTCAATTTCCCGACAGCATCTGCGATGTGGTTCGCGACGGCGCGGATAGCGGCAAACCCTACTGCCAATTCTCGTGGATCTGTGACGGTGCGCCGGACAATCCGACCGAGGCCAAGGCGTGGCGGGTCGCGCACCAATATGCCCAAAAGGCGTTGGCCGGCGAGACCCGGGACCCGACGGACGGCGCCCTGTTCTTCCACCTGACCGAGGTACGGCCCAAATGGGCGTCGCGCCTCGATTTTACGCGCCGCATCGGCGCCCATCTCTTCTACAAATAG
- a CDS encoding MarR family transcriptional regulator, which translates to MALDDLHTTPGHLIRRCQQIAVAIFLEECADDRLTPIQFAVLYALTDTGPIDQVTLGGMLALDRSTLGNVAARLEDRGLLTRGESAADRRAKQLVLTAQGRALVDRARAPVMRAQERLLAGLTADERRQFVDLLVRIVVANNDVSRAPMRLQHSNNS; encoded by the coding sequence ATGGCACTCGATGACCTCCATACGACGCCGGGCCATTTGATTCGCCGCTGTCAGCAGATCGCGGTCGCCATCTTCCTCGAGGAATGCGCCGACGATAGACTGACCCCCATCCAATTCGCCGTCCTCTACGCCCTGACCGATACCGGCCCCATCGACCAGGTCACGCTCGGCGGCATGTTGGCGCTCGACCGCAGCACGCTTGGCAATGTCGCGGCGCGCCTCGAGGACCGCGGGCTATTGACGCGCGGCGAAAGCGCCGCCGACCGGCGCGCCAAGCAGTTGGTCCTGACGGCTCAGGGCCGCGCCTTGGTCGATCGCGCCCGCGCGCCGGTGATGCGGGCGCAGGAACGCCTGCTCGCCGGCCTGACGGCGGACGAACGGCGTCAATTCGTCGACCTCCTGGTGCGGATCGTCGTCGCCAACAACGACGTCAGCCGCGCCCCAATGCGGCTTCAGCACAGCAATAACAGTTGA
- a CDS encoding cytochrome c: MPGTGFRFAVAAMMASGLWLDAASADWAGDATADGRILAQRWCASCHVVDPAQSGASDVAPPFVHIANDPTKTSEGLKAWLADPHPPMPQLNLDQYEIDSLVAYIESLRGN, encoded by the coding sequence ATGCCCGGCACCGGTTTCCGTTTCGCGGTCGCGGCCATGATGGCTTCGGGCCTGTGGCTTGATGCGGCATCGGCGGATTGGGCGGGCGACGCCACGGCGGACGGGCGCATCCTGGCCCAACGCTGGTGCGCGTCATGCCATGTCGTCGATCCCGCCCAATCGGGGGCAAGCGATGTGGCGCCGCCGTTCGTCCATATCGCCAACGATCCGACCAAAACGAGCGAAGGCCTGAAGGCTTGGCTCGCCGATCCGCATCCGCCGATGCCCCAGCTCAACCTCGACCAGTACGAGATCGATAGTCTGGTCGCCTACATCGAAAGCCTGCGCGGAAACTGA
- a CDS encoding PhnD/SsuA/transferrin family substrate-binding protein codes for MTRVRDDNDPIAFLPMYDWPETEWATDRLWALVAANLVRRGLRPPAALDRRIDLWTGWKSDRLLVAQTCGRPYVRDLRERVALVGTPAYAIDAAAGSYYSVIVVRRDDGIRSPADLRGRRAAVNAEHSQSGYAALRDLVVPFAADGRFFDTVCETGSHRRSIAAVASSDADVAAIDAVCWALAGRHDPEAVARLRVLCETPRLPGLPITTAGHRPATVRSQVRDAVAEAFEDLDREPAEALLIKGFADTTDATYERIVANDRAARDLGYSMLA; via the coding sequence ATGACCCGCGTTCGCGATGACAATGACCCGATCGCGTTTCTGCCGATGTATGACTGGCCGGAAACGGAATGGGCGACCGACCGGCTATGGGCGCTCGTGGCGGCGAATCTCGTGCGGCGCGGATTGCGACCGCCGGCCGCGCTCGACCGGCGCATCGATCTATGGACCGGGTGGAAATCCGACCGGCTGCTGGTCGCCCAGACCTGCGGCAGGCCCTATGTCCGTGACCTGCGCGAACGGGTCGCGCTGGTCGGCACACCGGCCTACGCGATCGATGCCGCGGCGGGATCCTATTACAGCGTGATCGTCGTGCGCCGCGACGATGGGATTCGGTCGCCGGCTGACCTGCGGGGCCGGCGGGCTGCGGTCAATGCCGAACACTCCCAGTCGGGATATGCGGCGCTGCGCGATCTTGTCGTGCCGTTCGCCGCCGATGGGCGCTTTTTCGACACGGTGTGCGAAACCGGCAGCCATCGCCGGTCTATTGCCGCCGTCGCGTCCAGCGACGCCGACGTTGCCGCCATCGATGCCGTCTGCTGGGCCCTCGCCGGCCGCCACGACCCCGAGGCCGTGGCGCGTCTCCGCGTGCTTTGTGAAACGCCGCGTCTTCCGGGATTGCCGATCACCACCGCCGGTCACCGGCCCGCCACCGTGCGATCGCAGGTCCGCGACGCGGTCGCCGAGGCATTCGAGGACCTGGATAGGGAACCCGCCGAGGCTCTATTGATCAAGGGATTTGCCGATACGACCGATGCCACCTATGAGAGGATCGTCGCCAACGACCGCGCGGCCCGCGACCTCGGCTATTCCATGCTGGCGTAA
- a CDS encoding TIGR02281 family clan AA aspartic protease gives MLGMTFKLLAGIGLAVFAAHMAGIFDLPVAAERDKVSVAIAPAETDENAVAREIRIDAHQSGHFLVDVAVNGVELPFMVDTGASLVTLSKQDAERAGIETAWLDYTERMQTANGIIRAAPVELDELRIGDLELRDVKATINESPMGISLLGLSFLERLDGYEVRNETLLLRW, from the coding sequence ATGCTGGGAATGACGTTCAAATTGTTGGCCGGCATTGGACTGGCGGTATTCGCCGCCCACATGGCCGGCATATTCGACCTTCCCGTCGCGGCCGAACGGGACAAGGTGTCGGTCGCCATTGCGCCGGCCGAGACCGACGAAAATGCCGTCGCGCGCGAAATTCGCATCGACGCCCACCAGAGCGGCCACTTTCTGGTCGATGTCGCGGTCAACGGTGTCGAACTTCCGTTCATGGTCGATACCGGCGCCAGCTTGGTTACGCTGTCGAAGCAAGATGCCGAGAGAGCCGGGATCGAGACCGCCTGGCTCGACTACACCGAGCGTATGCAAACCGCAAACGGCATTATCCGCGCGGCGCCGGTCGAGCTGGACGAGCTCCGCATCGGCGATTTGGAACTGCGCGACGTCAAGGCGACCATCAACGAATCGCCGATGGGCATCTCGCTCCTCGGCCTGAGCTTCCTCGAGCGCCTCGACGGGTACGAGGTCCGAAACGAAACCCTGCTCCTACGCTGGTAG
- a CDS encoding glutathione peroxidase, giving the protein MTAHAFEFTAISGDRLPLSAFAVTAVLVVNTASECGYTPQYADLQKLADSYGTAGLVVLGVPSNDFGAQEPGDEAAIRAFCSDRYGIAFPMTEKVAVIGVEAHPLYRWIAETLGEDHAPRWNFHKYLIGPDGELVGAWPSAVKPLAPEITAAVEDVLG; this is encoded by the coding sequence ATGACAGCCCACGCCTTCGAATTTACCGCGATCAGCGGAGACCGGCTCCCCCTTTCGGCATTTGCCGTCACGGCCGTTTTGGTCGTCAACACGGCCTCGGAATGCGGCTACACGCCGCAATACGCAGACCTACAGAAATTGGCCGATAGCTATGGCACCGCCGGGCTTGTCGTGCTCGGCGTGCCGTCGAACGATTTCGGCGCCCAGGAACCGGGCGACGAAGCGGCAATCCGCGCGTTCTGTAGCGACCGCTACGGGATCGCGTTTCCGATGACGGAAAAAGTCGCCGTCATCGGTGTCGAGGCGCACCCGCTTTATCGCTGGATTGCGGAGACCCTCGGTGAGGACCATGCGCCGCGGTGGAACTTTCACAAATACCTGATCGGCCCGGACGGCGAATTGGTCGGTGCCTGGCCGTCCGCGGTGAAGCCGTTGGCGCCCGAGATTACGGCAGCGGTTGAAGACGTTCTCGGCTAA
- the arsC gene encoding arsenate reductase (glutaredoxin) (This arsenate reductase requires both glutathione and glutaredoxin to convert arsenate to arsenite, after which the efflux transporter formed by ArsA and ArsB can extrude the arsenite from the cell, providing resistance.) — MPVTIYHNPRCSKSRQALQLLEDRSIEPEIIEYLKTPPTVAELRRVLDLLGMAPRELMRTKEAAYKEAGLDDPSLDDAALIAAMVAHPILIERPIAISGDRAALGRPPENVLDIL; from the coding sequence ATGCCTGTGACAATTTACCACAACCCGCGCTGCAGCAAGTCGCGTCAAGCACTCCAATTGCTCGAGGATCGGTCCATCGAGCCCGAAATCATAGAGTACCTGAAGACGCCGCCGACCGTTGCCGAGCTGCGCCGCGTCCTCGATCTCCTAGGAATGGCCCCACGCGAGCTGATGCGCACCAAGGAGGCGGCCTATAAGGAAGCCGGCCTTGACGATCCATCGCTCGACGACGCGGCGCTGATCGCGGCAATGGTGGCCCACCCGATCCTGATCGAGCGGCCGATCGCAATCAGCGGCGACCGCGCCGCGCTCGGCCGTCCGCCCGAAAACGTTCTCGATATTCTCTGA
- a CDS encoding glutaminase: MPQQDLQALLDDIVQAVRPATRRGRVADYIPALAAVPADRVGIALHFADGRTFTAGDAEESFSIQSVSKVFTLTMALNHVGYPLWKRVGREPSGNPFNSLVQLERENGIPRNPFINAGALVVMDALMAKFADPASAFRKRMIDLTGNKTLRIDKTVYESELDYGDLNRAIAYFLKAHGNLHNSVDAVTRAYFKQCSLAMSCADLARAALFLANRGVSFSGERVLSSRQTKRVNAVMETCGLYDAVGEFAYRVGTPGKSGVGGGIVAVLPGLMSVCVWSPALNRQGNSVAGLRALEILTTRLGRSVF, encoded by the coding sequence ATGCCACAGCAAGATCTCCAGGCGCTGTTGGACGATATCGTCCAGGCCGTCCGGCCGGCGACCCGGCGCGGACGCGTGGCCGACTACATACCGGCGCTTGCCGCGGTGCCGGCGGACCGCGTCGGTATCGCGCTCCATTTTGCCGACGGGCGCACCTTCACGGCGGGCGATGCCGAGGAGTCATTCTCCATACAAAGCGTTTCCAAGGTGTTTACCCTGACCATGGCGCTCAATCATGTCGGCTACCCGCTGTGGAAGCGGGTCGGCCGCGAACCGTCGGGGAACCCGTTCAATTCTCTGGTCCAGTTGGAGCGGGAGAACGGCATTCCGCGCAATCCCTTCATCAACGCCGGCGCCCTGGTGGTCATGGATGCGTTGATGGCGAAATTCGCCGACCCGGCATCGGCATTTCGCAAGCGCATGATCGATCTCACCGGCAACAAGACCTTGCGGATCGACAAGACGGTCTACGAATCGGAGCTGGACTACGGAGATCTCAACCGTGCCATCGCCTATTTCCTCAAGGCCCACGGCAACCTCCACAACTCCGTCGACGCCGTGACCCGCGCCTATTTCAAGCAATGCTCGCTGGCGATGAGTTGCGCCGACCTCGCTCGCGCCGCGTTGTTCCTCGCCAATCGTGGCGTCTCCTTCAGCGGGGAACGCGTCTTGTCATCGCGCCAGACCAAGCGCGTCAATGCGGTGATGGAGACCTGCGGGCTCTACGATGCGGTCGGCGAATTCGCCTATCGTGTCGGCACGCCCGGCAAGAGCGGAGTCGGCGGCGGTATCGTCGCGGTGTTGCCCGGGCTGATGTCGGTCTGCGTGTGGTCGCCGGCCTTGAACCGGCAAGGCAATTCGGTCGCCGGCCTGCGTGCCTTGGAAATTCTGACTACGCGGCTGGGCCGGTCGGTTTTTTAG
- a CDS encoding cobalamin-binding protein has protein sequence MTGPRVVSLLSSATEIAAALGLGPAELVGRSHECDHPDWVRDLPACSAPIIDTEADSRTIDRSVRQLVAQALSVYRVDGAALKALRADVILTQTQCEVCAVTPEDVAAAVGGLTGIDAEIVSLQPDCLDDVWADIGRVAMAVGRLKEGRDLVAKLRARMDAVARSAGRLARRPRIACVEWIDPLMAAGNWMPELVASAGGENMFGAAGRHSPWLEFNQLAAGDPDIVLVMPCGFDIARSMVEMPALTARPGWRDLRAVRNGDVYLTDGNQYFNRPGPRLVESLEILAEIFHPGAFRFGHREIGWRAYPAI, from the coding sequence ATGACCGGACCGCGCGTCGTTTCGTTGCTGTCGAGCGCCACCGAAATAGCGGCCGCCCTCGGTCTCGGCCCCGCCGAGCTGGTCGGGCGCTCCCACGAATGTGACCACCCCGACTGGGTGCGCGACCTGCCCGCCTGCTCGGCCCCGATCATCGATACCGAGGCCGACAGCCGCACCATCGACCGTTCGGTCAGGCAATTGGTGGCGCAAGCCTTGTCGGTCTATCGCGTCGACGGCGCGGCGCTGAAGGCGCTCCGAGCCGATGTCATACTGACCCAGACCCAATGCGAAGTGTGCGCCGTCACCCCCGAGGATGTCGCCGCCGCGGTTGGCGGCCTGACCGGGATCGACGCCGAGATCGTGTCGCTCCAACCCGACTGCCTGGATGATGTGTGGGCCGATATTGGCCGCGTCGCGATGGCGGTCGGGCGGCTGAAAGAGGGCCGAGACTTGGTCGCCAAGCTGCGCGCGCGCATGGACGCCGTTGCGCGTTCCGCAGGGCGGCTGGCGCGGCGGCCGCGGATCGCCTGCGTCGAGTGGATCGATCCGCTGATGGCGGCCGGAAATTGGATGCCGGAACTGGTCGCGTCGGCCGGCGGCGAAAACATGTTTGGCGCCGCCGGCCGACATTCGCCGTGGCTTGAATTCAACCAACTGGCCGCCGGCGATCCCGATATTGTCCTGGTCATGCCGTGCGGCTTCGATATTGCCCGCAGCATGGTGGAGATGCCGGCGCTCACCGCCCGCCCGGGATGGCGCGATCTGCGGGCGGTCCGCAATGGCGACGTCTACCTCACCGACGGCAACCAATATTTCAACCGGCCCGGTCCGCGCCTCGTCGAATCACTTGAGATCTTGGCCGAGATTTTTCATCCCGGCGCGTTCCGCTTCGGTCACCGGGAGATCGGCTGGCGCGCCTATCCAGCGATCTGA
- a CDS encoding glycosyltransferase → MLVPEEPGYRPPVSVVVPVYNRARSASQAVASCLAQSYGPVEIIVVDDGSTDDLGSVLSTYGDRIRIITQDNRGVGAARNAGIAAATGDYIHFLDSDDVLHPDCLTRKIAALAAVPDADLCFHRLIEIGPRGLRFSSMRQAPPDGGPACPTTNLMAAVARRMPFPPSAMMMARWQALAAPGFDEDIRLGEDHRYLFTLARRGVKACGLRDRLTLKRESRDSLSVDEARNVPSLRLARLRTLVDIFETPAEWRYLPAVLRPGSIATILWTLGFPAADRAHDSLCRRLLEAAATYGDGETRDGRSPLIVLHLLHIAAGGRRVSKRGRFREGTFNAVLVDALHQAIAGAAPLAESDLTYWRDARVSRSPENGALALVADERIALGSDEAPHLLTEAIRAWSVESGPRRWTIMCRLAPRYGLVRGIALTDRVAALTAPDRVLGRVLTGSAVARDATARFFRVPFRLARVAIRRIRSAWQRERTLRDAGFPPI, encoded by the coding sequence TTGCTTGTTCCGGAGGAGCCGGGATACCGGCCACCGGTAAGTGTTGTCGTCCCGGTCTACAACCGCGCCCGGTCGGCCAGCCAGGCGGTCGCGTCGTGCCTCGCCCAAAGCTATGGCCCGGTGGAGATCATCGTCGTCGACGACGGCTCGACCGACGACTTGGGGTCCGTCCTGTCGACCTATGGTGATCGCATCCGCATCATTACGCAGGACAATCGGGGTGTCGGCGCCGCGCGCAATGCGGGGATCGCGGCCGCAACCGGCGATTACATACATTTTCTCGATTCCGATGACGTTCTCCACCCCGACTGCCTGACCCGCAAGATCGCCGCTCTCGCCGCCGTTCCCGATGCCGACCTCTGCTTTCACCGGCTGATCGAAATCGGACCACGCGGGCTTCGCTTCTCCTCGATGCGCCAAGCGCCGCCCGACGGCGGGCCCGCCTGCCCGACCACGAACCTAATGGCCGCGGTCGCGCGCCGCATGCCGTTTCCGCCGAGCGCAATGATGATGGCGCGGTGGCAGGCGCTGGCGGCACCCGGATTCGACGAGGATATCCGCCTCGGCGAGGATCACCGCTATTTGTTCACCCTGGCCAGGCGGGGGGTCAAGGCGTGCGGGCTTCGTGATCGGCTGACGCTGAAACGGGAAAGCCGGGACAGCCTGTCGGTCGACGAAGCGCGGAACGTGCCCAGCCTGCGACTGGCACGCCTGCGCACGCTGGTCGATATCTTCGAGACCCCGGCCGAATGGCGCTATCTGCCGGCGGTGCTCAGGCCGGGTTCGATCGCCACCATTCTGTGGACGCTCGGTTTTCCGGCCGCGGATCGCGCTCATGACAGCCTGTGCCGCCGCCTCCTCGAGGCGGCCGCGACCTATGGCGACGGCGAGACCCGCGACGGCCGGTCGCCGCTGATCGTTCTCCACCTCCTGCACATCGCGGCCGGCGGCCGGCGGGTGTCGAAGCGGGGCCGGTTTCGCGAAGGCACGTTCAATGCCGTTTTGGTCGACGCGCTGCACCAGGCGATCGCTGGCGCGGCGCCGTTGGCCGAATCGGACCTAACCTACTGGCGCGATGCGCGGGTTTCACGGTCGCCCGAGAACGGCGCGCTCGCGCTCGTCGCGGACGAGCGGATCGCGCTCGGCTCCGATGAAGCGCCCCACTTGTTGACCGAGGCGATCCGGGCCTGGAGTGTCGAATCCGGCCCCCGGCGATGGACAATCATGTGCCGCCTCGCGCCGCGATATGGCCTCGTTCGCGGTATCGCTTTGACCGACCGGGTTGCCGCCCTGACCGCACCAGACCGGGTGTTGGGCCGAGTGCTGACCGGGTCGGCCGTGGCCCGCGACGCGACGGCGCGGTTCTTCCGCGTCCCGTTCCGTCTGGCTCGTGTGGCGATTCGTCGCATTCGATCGGCTTGGCAGCGCGAGAGGACCCTGCGCGACGCCGGATTTCCGCCAATCTGA
- a CDS encoding MaoC family dehydratase, translating to MHDLYLDDFAVGDRFVTAGATVTESQILDFGLQWDPQHFHIDVESAKQHEMGGLLASGLHTLCLTFRLFVVSGVLAACNITGGGVDNLRWLRPVRPGDTLRVNSEVTSVRGSRSKPDRGTLTMHYTTINQRNEPVLELDLIHIVRRRPDGKTDQIAG from the coding sequence ATGCACGATCTTTACCTCGACGACTTCGCCGTCGGCGACCGGTTTGTCACCGCGGGCGCCACCGTTACCGAATCGCAGATTCTCGATTTCGGCCTGCAGTGGGACCCTCAGCACTTCCACATCGACGTCGAATCGGCCAAGCAGCACGAGATGGGCGGCCTGCTCGCCAGCGGCCTGCACACGCTTTGCCTCACCTTCCGGCTGTTCGTCGTATCGGGCGTGCTCGCGGCCTGCAACATTACCGGCGGCGGGGTCGACAATCTGCGCTGGCTGCGGCCGGTGCGGCCCGGCGACACGTTGCGCGTCAACTCAGAAGTGACGTCCGTGCGCGGCTCCCGATCGAAACCGGACCGCGGCACCTTGACCATGCACTATACGACCATCAATCAGCGCAACGAACCGGTGCTGGAATTGGACCTCATCCATATCGTGCGCCGCCGCCCCGACGGAAAAACGGATCAGATCGCTGGATAG
- a CDS encoding 3-hydroxybenzoate 6-monooxygenase, translating to MNDTISGARAVLIAGGGIGGLACALGLANAGYAVRVFERAAEFGEFGAGIQLGPNAFHSLDYLGVGEAARQRAVFIDGLVMMDSLSGDRVALIPVDAPFRERFGNPYAVIHRADIHGVLLDACRAHARIELLPGQDVAGFEQEGDDIHLMTADGNRHAGAAIIGADGLYSNIRQRIVGDGDPRVSGHITYRAVLPIDEMPEDMRWNAATLWAGPNTHLVHYPLRGWELFNIVATYHSDRKTPGTNEEGDRDEILDRFRDVGPKPRSILERPRRWRRWVLCDREPVENWTDDRVTLLGDAAHPMLQYFAQGACMAMEDAVCLSAKVAAASGDFTAAFQAYQTERVVRTGRVQLSSRMLGYVFHASGVARLVRNSVLGAKSAADFYTGLEWLYGGTGLSEADAS from the coding sequence ATGAATGACACCATTTCAGGGGCGCGCGCGGTCCTGATCGCCGGCGGCGGCATCGGCGGGCTGGCCTGCGCGCTCGGCTTGGCCAACGCGGGCTACGCCGTCCGGGTCTTCGAGCGGGCCGCCGAATTCGGCGAGTTCGGCGCCGGCATCCAGCTTGGACCGAACGCGTTTCACTCCCTCGATTATCTCGGCGTCGGCGAAGCCGCCCGCCAGCGTGCGGTGTTCATCGACGGCTTGGTCATGATGGACAGCCTCAGCGGTGACCGCGTCGCGCTGATCCCGGTCGATGCGCCGTTCCGCGAACGGTTCGGCAACCCTTACGCGGTGATCCATCGCGCCGATATCCATGGCGTGCTTCTCGACGCCTGCCGGGCCCATGCGCGCATTGAGTTACTGCCGGGACAGGACGTTGCCGGTTTCGAGCAGGAGGGCGACGACATCCACCTGATGACAGCCGACGGCAACCGCCATGCAGGCGCCGCCATCATCGGTGCCGATGGGCTCTATTCGAACATCCGCCAGCGGATCGTCGGCGACGGCGATCCCCGCGTTTCCGGCCACATCACTTACCGCGCCGTGCTGCCGATCGATGAGATGCCCGAAGATATGCGGTGGAACGCCGCCACGCTGTGGGCGGGTCCCAACACCCATCTCGTCCACTATCCGCTACGCGGCTGGGAGCTGTTCAATATCGTCGCCACCTACCACAGCGACCGCAAGACCCCCGGCACCAACGAGGAAGGTGACCGCGACGAGATCCTCGATCGCTTCCGCGACGTCGGCCCCAAGCCGCGCAGTATTTTGGAACGGCCCAGGCGCTGGCGGCGCTGGGTGCTGTGCGACCGCGAGCCGGTCGAAAATTGGACCGACGACCGGGTCACCTTGCTCGGCGATGCGGCCCACCCCATGCTCCAGTACTTCGCCCAAGGCGCGTGTATGGCGATGGAGGACGCGGTCTGCCTGTCGGCCAAGGTGGCCGCCGCGTCGGGTGACTTTACGGCGGCATTTCAGGCCTATCAGACCGAGCGCGTCGTGCGCACCGGCCGGGTTCAGTTGTCCTCGCGCATGCTTGGCTACGTCTTTCATGCCAGCGGCGTCGCGCGATTGGTGCGTAATTCGGTTCTCGGCGCCAAATCCGCCGCCGACTTCTACACCGGACTCGAATGGCTCTATGGCGGCACCGGGCTGTCGGAGGCCGATGCGTCATAG
- a CDS encoding c-type cytochrome, with amino-acid sequence MPQSTGRLARQRPRALRGYSCVALIAITLAAVAIGSPVSASMDDGPSILVPDVDAARGRKLFVAKGCVTCHSVNGVGGRAAPALDAPATGEAIDLLGFAARMWRGAAAMQDLQSFELGYRIELSGREIGDLAAFASDPAAQKDFSIDEVPDLLKDWFLDQAYWDEENWPATDEWRFPMEAN; translated from the coding sequence ATGCCTCAGTCGACCGGTCGTCTCGCCCGTCAGCGCCCGCGCGCCCTGCGCGGCTATTCCTGCGTCGCCTTGATCGCCATCACCCTCGCCGCCGTCGCGATCGGCAGTCCGGTTTCGGCGTCGATGGACGACGGACCATCGATCCTGGTGCCGGATGTCGACGCCGCCCGCGGCCGCAAATTGTTCGTCGCCAAGGGATGCGTGACCTGCCACAGCGTCAACGGCGTCGGCGGACGCGCGGCACCGGCGCTCGACGCGCCGGCCACCGGCGAGGCGATCGACTTGCTCGGCTTCGCCGCGCGCATGTGGCGGGGCGCGGCGGCGATGCAGGACTTGCAATCGTTCGAGCTCGGCTATCGCATCGAATTGAGCGGCCGTGAGATCGGTGACCTAGCGGCGTTCGCATCCGACCCCGCGGCGCAGAAAGATTTTTCCATCGACGAGGTACCGGACTTGCTCAAGGACTGGTTCTTGGACCAGGCCTATTGGGACGAGGAGAATTGGCCGGCCACCGACGAGTGGCGGTTCCCGATGGAGGCGAACTGA